The nucleotide window CGCCGTTGTCGAAAGCGGTGCTGGCGGGCGAAGCGGATATCGACACCGTGCGGCTCGTGAAGCCCGACGACTTCGAGGCGCTGAACGTCGAAGCATGGCAGCCGGATTGCGCGACTTCGATCGATCGCGAACAGCGCATCGTGCGCACGCAATCGGGCCGAGAAGTGCAGTATGACCGACTGGTGATCGCCACCGGCGGCGCGGCGCGCAAGCTGCCGGAGTCGCTCGTAAAGACCTCGCACATCGCTTACCTGCGTACGCTCGACGAAGCCGTCGCTTTGGGTGAGCGGCTGCGCGCCAGTAAGCGCGTGCTGGTGGTGGGCGGCGGCTGGATCGGTCTCGAAGTCGCGGCCACGGCGCGCAAGCTCGGCGTCGAGGCCACGGTGGTGGAAGGTGCGCCGCGTCTGTGCGCCCGTTCGCTGCCGCCGATGGTGTCCGGCTTCCTGCTCGACCTGCATCGCGCGAACGGCGTGGACGTGCGTTTGAACGCTTCGCTCGTGTCGCTCGCAGATCATCCGAACGACGGCAATCGCATTCGCGCCACGTTCGCGGACGGCTCGACGCTCGACGCCGATTTCGCGGTGGCCGGCATCGGTCTCACGCCGCACACGGCGTTGGCGGAAGCCGCTGGCGTGAAGGTGGAAGACGGCATCGTGGTCGATCATTTCGGCGCCACCGACGACCCGCGCATTTTCGCGTGCGGCGACGTCGCCAATCATCCGAGCGCGTGGCTCAAGCGGCGCGTGCGGCTCGAATCGTGGGCCAATGCGCAGAACCAGGCGATTGCCGCCGCGAAAGCATTGCTCGGCACCTTCGAACCGTATGCGGACATTCCGTGGTTCTGGTCCGATCAGTACGACGTGAATCTGCAGATTCTCGGCGACATTCCAGGCGATGCACAACTCGCCGTACGCGGCGATTTGCCCGGCAAACGCGCCACGCTGTTCCATCTGGAAGACAGCGCGATTCGCGGCGTGATCGCCATCAATACGCCGCGCGAACTGAAACTGTCGCGCAAATGGATGAACCAAGGCCGGACCATCGACCTTGCCACCCTGACCGACGCTTCAACGGCACTTGCCTAACCACATCTACGGACGGCACAACGGCATGAGAACCATCGACAACACCATGGGGGACCGCAGCAGCGCCGGTGTCTCAGGCCCTGTGACCCGGGGCTCGATCATCGCGCGTCTGGAGCGTTTGCCCAAGAATGCGATGCAGGTGCGCGCGCGTATTCTGATCGGTCTCGCGACGTTCTTCGACGGCTTCGACGTGATCGCGATCGCGGCCACGTTGCCGATCCTGATCGCAAAGTGGCATCTGACGCCGTGGGAAATCGGCTTTCTGATCGGTTCCGGTTCGGTCGGTCAACTGATCGGCGCGTTCGTTTTTCCGTGGTATGCGGAGCGCAAGGGGCGTGTGAAAGCGATCGCGCTGAGCTCGGGGATCATCGGCATCACCAGCATTGCGTGCGGTTTTGCGCCCACATTTGCAGCGTTTGTTGTGCTGCGCGTGATTCAGGGGCTCGGGCTCGGCGGCGAATTGCCGGTGGCCGCGACGTACATCAACGAGATCAGCCGTGCGCATGGACGTGGCCGTTTCGTGCTGCTGTATGAAATCGTTTTCCCGGTTGGACTGCTCGCCTCGAATGCGCTGGGTGCGTGGATCGTGCCGCGTTTCGGCTGGCAAGTCATGTACTTTATCGGCGGCATGCCGTTGATTCTGTTCTTCGTGCTGCGCAAGCTCGTGCCGGAATCGCCGCGCTGGCTCGCCGAACGTGAGCGGATGGCCGATGCGGACGTTGCAGTGCATGTGTTCGAACGCGCGGTTAAAGGTCCGCTTCCGCCGGTGACACAATCGGCTGAATTCGAGGCGATGGCCAATCGTCATCCGAAGCGCCGCATGGCCGACCTGTTCGGTCCCGCGTATCTGAAGCGCACGCTGGCCGTGGCCATGTTGTGGATCACGTGCGGCTTCATTCAATACGGTCTTTCGACGTGGCTGCCGACGATTTACCGCACGATTTACCACGCGCCGCTGCAACTCGCGTTGAATCTGGCGGTGGCCGCTTCGGTGCTCGGCGTGGTGGGTTCGCTCACTTGCGCGTTGCTGGTCGACAAGGTGGGGCGTAAGCCGATCATCAATTTTTCGTTTGTTGCGTGTGCGATTTCATTGCTGCTGGCGGGTGTGTTCCACGATTCGTCGGTGTATGTCGTGGCGACGTGCTGCGCGTTCTCGCTGGGCTTCCTGGCGTGCGGGTTCATCACGGCTTACGTGTACACGCCGGAGCTTTATCCGACGAGTATCCGCGCAATGGGTTGCGGCGTCGGCGGCGCGTGGCTGAAGGTGGCGGCGATCTTCGCGCCGGCTATCGTGTCGAAGACGATGATCGGCGGCAATTTGCAGGTTGCGTTTTATATCCTCGCGGTCGTCCCGTTTCTTGCGGCGGTGGCGGTGCACTTTCTTGGTATTGAAACCAAAGGCAAGGTGCTGGAGCAACTGGAGGCTTGAGGTTTTTTGTCGGTCGAGTTTTGGTGGGCGGTTGATGTTGAAGTACCGCGATAGCAGGAAGACGAAGGGCGCACTGGGTGGTGCGCCCTTTCGTTTTGTGGGGATGCTTACCGCATGGCTTGTCGCGCTTCGCGCCGTTGCTTGATCCCATCAATAACCCAGATACTCATCAGCCCCGCACTCACACAGGCGATGATGTCCGGCTTGTAAATCGCCAGCGCCATCCACACGAGGTTCGCATACCCGCGGAAAAACACCGGTATCGCATTGCGCAAATCGTTCCAACGCGTCGTCGCCAGCACGCCGCCCGCCGCCGACATCACCGCAAACAACGCCCACGCGAACTGCGTCGCACGCGCTTCGCGCTGCAACAGCAACACGATCAACGCTACGAATCCAGCGAACCACAAAGGCACGCAAGCCCAAAACAACCGCGGCCGACGCGCGATCCATCCGCGCCATTCCGCCTGCGAAAACGAGAAGAAGAACGCAAACAGCACACCGTGCGCGTAAGGCATCAGCCACGCATGCGAATCCGTGGCGATCCAGTGGCCCGCAAAACCCAACGCCGTCGCGCTGAACGCAGCCAGTATCGCGAGCCCCTTAATGGGCGGCCAGCCGTGAATCAACGCGGCCCAGATCGTACAGACGCCTAGTGTGGCCATCGCGATCGATGTCGAATGACCGCTGCCGTCCTCACACAGTGCAACGGTGGTCGCGCCAAGCCAAACGGGAATCCAGCCATAACGCAGCCAGCCGATCGAGCGCAACGCTCGCAGTCGATGTTGCTGCGGCTCGGACAGCAGCACGGTCGTGGCGGCGACCGTCATCAGCGCGAGCATCAACGTCGACAGAAAAATGCCCAACTGAGCGGGCGACCACTGATCGAACCACCTGTTGCTATTGGGGTTCAGCGACGCGTTGGCGAACAGCAAACCGCACCACGCGTTCAACGCGAGTGCCGGACCAAACAGGCGGCCCGCGCCGACGCGGAATTTGAGGCAACGTCCCCAGAAATCGACTTTCTCGGCATCGAGCCGCAGCCGTACGACATTCGGATGGTAGCGGCCAAGGGCGGTCAACAGTTGCTCCATCTCGGCGCGCAAACCGGCACGAAGCAGTGCTCGCGCGCCGGTCGCCATTTGCGGCAACGGACCTTCGAGCAATGCCATCGCGTTCGTGAAGCGCAGACGCAGCGCGTTGTAGTCTTCGTCGGCGAACACGCGGTTCAAGGCGAGCGTGGCGATGGCCGCGTTGCGTCGCCGCAGATGCGTCGAGTTGTCCCGCCAGCCGAGGACCGCGCTCAGGTTCATCCGCAGCGTGGCAGGCGTGTCCTCGTTCAGACAATGACACAGCGCCTGCCATTCGAGTTCGTCGCGTGTCGGAATGTTGACGACGGCGGCGAACAGATCCTGCAGCGAACGGCGCGATGCGAGGTCGTCCGTTTGCGCGATGAAGTTCTGCCAGAGTTGGACGGCGGTTTCAAAGGCGTCGGGTTCGCGGACGGTGGCCTCGACGTCCGAACTGTTGACCCTAACGCGGGACGTCGCCGGCACGATTGCCGGCTCCCGCGTGATTCCGATCAAAATCGCGGGTTCAGCGCCAGAGGCGTTCGCGGTCGGCTCCGCAACTGCTCCCTTCGAGACCGCGCCGCTCGCCATCTGCAACGCGGATTCATACGCGTACCGCAGACGCTGAAATGCCTCAGCATCTTCATCCGGACGTTGTTGTTTCAACAGCCGTGCATAAGCGCGACGCACCGCGCGCTCGTCGGCACTCGACTCGATGCCGAGCACGTCCCAAGGCCATTGATTGTTCGAGATCGTATTCATGGCCGGTCAGTAAGTCACATGCACGTCGAAGCGATCCAGCAGCGCGCTCAGTTCGCCGCGCGCCTGCGCGATTTCATCGGTATTCTGGCGCTCGATCAATGCCTGGAAGCGAGCGATATGCGCGGCCAGATATTGCCGATGATCGCCGAGTGTTTCTTCATAGACACGGTCGGCGCGCGTCAACAGCGTCCGGTTCTCGAGTTGATCGCGTGGGTGAATCTTCAGCGCACTCAACGCCGCGAGACGCTGGCGGATTTCTTCCGGCGTCATTACGCCGGGGTTTTCTTCGATCACCATCGCGCGCTTCACGCCGCCCGGGAATGCAGTGGCTTCGACTTCCAGAACGCCGTTGATGTCGTAGGTGAAACGCACATCCGCGCCAGCTTCGCCCGCCGCTTTGAGCGGTACTTCCAGCGTGAATTCACCGAGCGCGACGTTGTCCGTGGTCAAACGCGCTTCGCCCTGAAACACCTTGATGCTGAGCATCTGCTGACGGTCGCGCACCGTGAAAATGCGCTGCATGCGGCTCACCGGCACGATCGTGTTGCGCTCAATGATCGGCAGAAAGTGACCGGGCACGAACTGAGCCGGGCCGACCTGCATGGCCGTGTCGATGCCGAGGCTATAGGGCGCGACATCGGTCAACACCATTTCGTCGAGCCCGGCATCGCGTCCAACGAGTCCGGCCTGTACCGCAGCGCCGAGCGCGACCACTTCGTCGGGGTTCAGATGTCCGGCGGGCAGGCGGCCGAACATCTTCGAGACCAGCTTGCGGACCATCGGCATACGCGAGGCACCGCCGACGAGGATGATCTCGTCGAGCGCGGCGACGGCGATCTTCGAATCGCGCAATGCGCGTTCCACCGGTTTGCGCAGCCGTTGCAGCAGATGCTCGCAGGTGCGCTCCGCGGTGGCCGCGTCGAGTTCGAGCGCGTGCGCGTGGTCGCCGATCATGAGTTCGAGCGTGACGCTGTCGACGCCGTTCTGCGTGAGCTGACGTTTCGCGCGTTCGGCCTGCTGATGCAGCCGTTGCGCGGCAACCGGCGTGAGCGATTGGACCTTGAGACCGTTGCGCTGGCAGAACAATTCGACCAATGCTTCGGTGAAGTCTTCGCCGCCCAGAAAATTGTCGCCGGTGCTCGCGCGCACTTCCATCACGCCTTCGAAGAAGTCGAGCACGGAGACGTCGAAGGTGCCGCCGCCCAGATCGAAGATCAGAAACTTGCGCTCGCTATCGCGTTGATGCACGCCGTACGCGAGCGAGGCCGCGGTCGGTTCGTTGACGAGACGCAGTACATTCAGGCCGGCGAGTTCGCCGGCGATGCGCGTGGCTTTGCGTTGCGCGTCGCTGAAATAGGCCGGTACGGCGATCACGGCGTCGCTGACCGTTGCGCCGAGAAAGGCTTCGGCATCGGCCTTCAACGACTTGAGCACCAGCGAGGACAACTCTTCGGGACGCAGCATTTGCGTGCCGAGCGACACGGTGCGGCTCGTGCCCATATAGCGTTTGAAGTTGGCGGCGGTGCGCTCGGGATGCGTATGCAAACGGTCATGAGCGGGGCGGCCGACGAGGATCGAGCCATCGCCGTCGATAGAGACGCACGAGGGCGTGAGTGTTTCGCCTAACGCGTTCGGGATGAGCACGGCATGGTTGTCGCGCCAGATTGCCGCGAGACTATGCGTGGTTCCAAGATCGATGCCGATGATCGAAGGCATGTACAGTTTCCGATTCGTTTGCGCCCCTCCATGAGGAGATCGCCCAAGGTTTCGCCGATGAACCGCGTGGAGCCGGGTGTAGCTCCGTCCAATGGCGATAACGGCAGACCGCACGCAAACTTGAGCGGCGCGGGTCTGGAAGGTGGCGAGAATCGGACTGGACAATGCGCGGCGCATGGCGGCCGCGCGATCGGTCGGACATAAATGTGCGGTGTGCCGCGCAGGGCGCGCGGCACGGCGCGACGCGCTGAAAGCACGCTACGCGAGCCCGCCACGCGGCATCACAGCGCTTTGCGATACACCACGAAGCCCGAGCGGTCCGCGACCTTGTCGTACAGCTTCATCGCCGTCTGATTCGTTTCGTGCGTTTGCCAGTAAACGCGTTGCGAACCATCGGCTTTGGCGCGCGCATACACCGCTTCGATCAACGCGCGGCCGACGCCTTTGCCGCGCTCGCTGTCGAGTGTGTACAGGTCTTGCAGATAGCAGATCGGTCCTTTCATCGTCGTGTGACGGTGATACAGGAAGTGTACGAGGCCGAGCAACTCGCCGTTGCGTTCGGCGACCATGGCATGCATCGGCTCGTAGCCATCGAAGAAACGTTCCCACGTGATTTGCGTGATCTCGCGCGGCAACGCGGTTTCGCCCGAGCGGCCATAGAACGCGTTGTAGGCGTCCCACAGCGGCAGCCAGGCATCGAAGTCGCCGGGGACGACGGCGCGGATCTGAATCGAATCGGACATGTGCGGTTCCTTGTTGAGTGAAGACTGCCAATCCGTCAGCATAGGAAATTTGACGCACCATTGTTAGCTCCACGAGGCGGCCGGAATTTGGAGCCACGAGTTGGACGATGGGCTGTTGATGTCGAAGTCGAGCGCGCCTTGGGTGGGCGCAAGCTCAGATAATCGAATGACAAGGGCAATATGAGGAAGCTGGTGACGTGTGCGGCTGTGGTGTCCCTGAGCGAGTGCGCCGCCACTCCACCTGGTGCGGGCGCGGCGGAGGTGCCGCCTGGTCGCGCGATGGCGTATCAAAAGAAGCCGCAAGGCGGGGACTATGGCACCGTGCTCATCACGAGCGATAGCTCGTTCTTCGGTGCAGGTAATGTCGCGACGGTGAGCATCGATCGCTAACCGGTGGTCGAGGTGTGAAGTAGTGAGCGCGTGAAGCTCTATGTGCCATCCGGTGAACACATATTCAGCGCAAAGATGCCGATGCTGCCGCGCAAGGATGTTGAAGCGATCATCAATCCGGGTGTGACGCGCTACTACCGGCTCGCGGTTCACTCTTCGGGCGGCATCGATATTGATCCGACGTTGCTGGAGGAGCGAGAGGAAATACAAGATGGCATACGCGTTATATTCAGCGCTTTCCTAGCCCGCCTTCAGCACGATCCGCCTCATGACCTACCACGCCGTTACAGTCACCCTCGAAAACATCGGCGGAATAGTTGCCCAAAAAGACAAAAATGGCGCGAGAACAGTCAGAACAGCCTTTAACGTCACGGTCGCAGGAAAACGTCAGTACGCTGTACAAATAGCCGGCGCCCCCCGACTTGAAAATGGCATGGTGGTGACTGCAGTACTGCGCGATACGGAGAACTGGCAAACACTGGCAGGATGGCTAAATCACGCAACGGGCGAAATTTGTGGCGTTGAATCGCCCGGGAAATCTTTATTTTTGTGCCTGTTTGGTTTCCTTCTGTCAGTCCTGTTCACCGTCAAGATGACAAGCGGGAATGTCAGTGCGGGCGGCTTTACCTTTTGGTGCGTCGCGGTCATAGCGATGAATGCGTGGACGATTTTCTCGTGGCGCAAGTCAGCAATGATCTACCGCCTATTAAAACCCTGAGTGTGAAGATTCACTAGCATCACCCACCCGCCGCGCATCGTTATTCGTGACTGAGCCGCTATTCGCGAGTCTAGCCAAAAAACGCCCGCGCGAGGCGGGCGTTGGCATCCAATGGGCTAATTCGTCACCCCACGCGTCTCACAGATAACCCCTGACTGTATCCGTGTCGATCCAGTCTCTCGCTGCTTTTCGCCGCAGCATCAACACTGCTCCTAAGCGTAGCCAAACGCAGAGCGCTATCAGGGAGATGGCCCACACTCCCAATGCGTACAGATAGGGGGCACCTGAGACGGTCCACACGAGGCTAAAGGCCGCGATCCACTTGAGTAGGTCGTAGCCGCGCTTCTCTCGCTTTAGCACCCAGCATATTGCCAAAGGATTTGCCACTAGGCTTGCAGATGCGGCCAACCAACCTTCCCAAGGCAGAGACAAAAAACAAAATAAAGCAAGTTCTACGGCCGCCTCACACAGAAAGGCGAGGGTGAACGCAATGAGCGAAACCCGAATGCAACGCGGAATTACAGTCATGGCTATCTGAACATCGTGCTCGGACAATAATTCATCCAACTGTCAAGGTCGGAGCCTCCATTCTGATCGTACAAATAGTGGCAGTAGTCCTGCTTGTATTTGGATTCGCTTACTGGCGTGAAACTACCCGGTACGGGAGTTCCCGAGATTCTTAAAATGGAGCCGGATGCCATGTCGTCACTCATACAGGCGAACAATCCTTTTCCCGTCATTAGTTCGTCGTATGAGTAAAGATTCCATCCGCTACCAGTCTGCATGCTACCCCAGTAGAGAGACGCACTAGCAATCGAAGCGGGGTTTGAAAGTTGCAGCGTGTTTGCCAGAACATTGCCGAGCCATATCTTCGCAGAACTCATATACGGTTGAAACGACGATTGCAGATCAGCAGCGAGGGCGAGTGCACCGATTGCCGCCGCTGCACCCGGGCCAATTTCCGCCCACACAAGAAGCGTAATTGCGATCGTTCCGGTCGCGCTTATAAGGGTAAGCACGTCGCCCGGTTGCACTTTTTTGTTCGGGTCTTTCCAATCCATCGCAATACGGGTTAGTGCAGAAGTCGCCGCTAATCCGTTTGTAATGATGCGGATCGGTTGCAGCGCAGAGGAGACATTTGATACGGTCGCAATAAGACTACTGCCGTTCTGAATTATTGATATCGAATCATTTGGGCTGTTTCCTGCATTCATAAACGCTTGATACGAGGACATCGAATTCGATCCTGATTCTACCCATTGAAATACCATTTCTGCCTTTGCCATTTTTATTCGGCCTTTGATTCGGTATTCCAGGGGGCAATCGAATTCACGATTGAACTGACGGAGGGCGAAATCGACGGACTCGATCCAACTACGTAGCGATAATAGAGTTGTGTGCTCCCCGTTTTCGGCGTGTACGCGGGTTGGGCGATATACGATTTCGCTGCCGTCAGAGTGAGCGGCACGACATCAATGATCTGTGAGAAGCCCCTATCTGTTGCCATCTGGAGACTGGCGACGATATCGCCCTTCGGGTCATCAAAATTTATAATGCGTACCCAGAATATCCACGATCCGTCATCGCGCTTCAGTGCGGTTGCGCCGTTTGTCAGCGCATATCCGTGTCGCGCCGTAGCAGATACCTGAGGGTTTGCAGGCGTTGCCCTTGCAACTTGAGACGTGATGCCTACAAGGGACAAAGCGCTAGTGCGCAAAAATAGCCGTCTATTTGTCATCGTTCTTATCCGGTTGAATGGCTTGCGCCGTTTGTATATGTAGCTTTCACTACAGTCACAAACCTATCGTGATGGTGGATGTGGTTGACATCGGAGAATTCCGAAAGCTGGCTACTCTATTGGCAGAGCGATCAGGGCAGGCAGGAACAAGCCGCAGATGCCTTGGCGCGTGCGTAAGGGGAGGGGCGACGGGAATAGAAATAAGGCCGCCAAAGAAGGCAGTCTTTCTTTGTGCTGCTGGTCGATAGTGGGAAATATGCGCGGCATTTGCGGCGCATGCGGCGCCTATATCAGCAACGCCGTGGCGCGCTGGTGGACGCGATCGAGCGTCACATGGGCAACCTGGTCACGATTTCATCCGACGGCGGTGGCATGCATTTGACGATGCGGTTCGACGCGCCGCCGCGCGAGCAGACGTGAGCGCCGTCACGCGTGAGCACGGCTTGTATATCGCAGCCTTGAGTGCGTTGCGCGAGAAACCGGCACGAGACGCCGCGCACTACAACGACTTCATGCTCGGCTATGCGGGCATCAGCCCACAGGAGGCGGATGTGCTGGTGGCGAGGCTGGCTGACGTCTTACGTGGCCTGCTGAATTAAATCGCAACCGCACTCAATAAGAACGCTGCTTGATGCCCCAGCGCCCGTCCTGCCACGTCACGATCCAGACATTGCGATGCTGCGTGATGATTGAACCGTCCGCGCGATTGCGCGAATACACCACACGCAGGTGCACTTTGCGCGGGCTCACCAGCACCACGTGCTTCTCCTGATACGCAGTGTGATGCCACCCGATATCGCGCATCAGATCGTCGAAGAAGCCGGCGGGTAATTGGCCCGGCCGTTCCCAGATCACCAGTTGTTCGCCCGATAGAATGACGTGCGGGAAATGCAAATGCGCGTCCATGCCGTCGAGATCGCGCGCGTTGAAGCAGGCGGTAAAGCCGTCGATGCAGGCGAGCGCGGCAAGCGTCATCGCGGATTCGTCGATGCCGTCCTGCTGCGGGATGAACAATGCGTTGGCGTCAGCCATCGTTACGTATGAGTAAAGGCGCCCGTTCAGACCGTCTCGGCTCTGAGCCATCGGGCGAGCGTGGCGTCGTCGTCCGTCTCCAGCGCCTCCGCGATTCGCCCTCCCACCGCTGCGCCAAATTTGTAGCCGTGTCCGGAGCAAGCCGATACCACCAACGTATTGCCGAGCCGCTTCGAAAAGAAGCGGTTATCCGCTGTAAATGTGTACGCGCACGTTTTTACTTCGGATACCGTATATTCGTCGATCCGGCTGAAAGGCGGCGAAAACAGCCGCCGCAAGCGGTCGCCTTCGTCGGGCGACGCCACGCGATTCGCCTCGGGGTCGGGCGTGCGTGCTTTATTGATGCCGGCGCCAAACTTCAGACCAATGCCGTCGAGCGGCGGCAGCACATAGCCGTCGCTCGCGCCGCCGATATCGACGATCGCGGGCGCCGTCGACCACGCGTCTTCCAGATCCACTGGCGGCTCCAGATAGGCGACGGTGTTGCGATAGGTCATCAGGTTTTCGGCAAGCGCGGGAAACAGTTGCGGCGTCCATGCGCCCGCGGTGACCACCAGCCGGTCGGCACGCACGATCTCGTCGTTTTCGATGTGCACGGAAGCGGTCTTCGGATCGACCGCGTGCACCTTGGTGTGCATGCGAATGTCGGCGCCGCGCATCTTGAGCCACGCCTTCATGTCGCGTGCAATGCGTTCGCTGAAAAGTGCGCCGCCGTCGTGATCGAGGTAAGCGTAACGAAACGTGGCTGGGTCGAGAAACGGATAGCGTGCCGCTGCGTCGAGCGGTTCGAGCCGTTCATACTCGAATCCCATCCGGTCGAGGCCGGTGCGGAACTGTTCGGCGCCATCGCCTGCGAATTGCGAAATGCCGAGCACGCCGCAATTTGCATAGTGGGACACGCCGAGATCGTTCCATAGCAGGTCCCAGCTATCGAACGCCTCTTCGATGTTTCGCGCATAACCATCCGCATCGCCGTATGCGCGACGAATCATGCGATGCCGGTCGCCCGATGCGGCGAGTGGATTTGGAATCGAGCCCTGCTCGATCAGTGTGATGTCATGTCCCTGTTTCGAGAGCGACCACGCCGTGCTTAAACCGGCGATGCCCGCGCCTACGATTGTTACCCGCATGCCAACTCCCCCGAGTCGATGGTTCTGGGCCAGAGTCTATCAGCGGGAAAAAAATCAGTGCGCGTTATGTGAATTTTCGCGCGAGTCGGTCGAGGCGAACAGGTGATTCAGCAGGCGGTGGTCTCCGCGCGCCGCCGTGTCAGTGTTTGCGATTCAAATTGTCGCGAAGCTGGTTGCGTACTTTTTTCGCGGCAAAGAGCGGCACGTAGTCGAATACACGCGCGTCGTGCCGATAGCTGGCCAAGGTGTCTGCGTACATCTTCGAGACCGTTTCCGCCGGCGTGTCGGTTTCTTCGGCGATGCTTTTCACTAATTCGTCTACGTTAGGCTCGGGTTGCGACATAGATCTCTCCAAACATGCAGGCGGGGTGGACGGGTGACACGCGGACAACAGGAATTTCATTACAGGATGTGATGCGCGGCGATGCCAATTGAATCGGTCTATCGCCTGATTTTTTTCCACAGAGATTTTTGTCTTGCGATGCAGCAAGTGCCCGTGCAGCGCGGCCGAGCGAAAAATCAATGCGTATGCCGGTGGTGGATGTCCGGGAAATGCGCATGCGCGTGCGTCATGGGTGCATGGCGGTGCGGATGGGTATGCGGCTCGTCGCCGTTCCACGCGAAATCATGCTCGTGCTGGTGATGCGCGTCGTGCCGGTGACGATGCGAGTGCTCGAGCGGATCGTGCGTGTGCGGATGCTCATGACGTTCGCGAATGTGCAGCCACACGCCCAGCGTCATCAGCGCGGCGGCGACCCAGAATAGCGGCGGAGGCAGCTCCGGCCATAGCAGCCATGACAAGGTCACGCCGAATAGCGGCGCGACCGAGAAATAAGCGCCGGTTCGCGCGGTGCCGAGATTGCGCAGCGCGACGACGAACAGAACGAGACTCACGCCGTAGCCCGCAAAGCCGGTGAGCATGGCGAGCGCGACAGTCGAGAGCTTCGGCCATGCGGCGCCGAGGGTGAGCGCGAGCGCCACGTTGACCGAACCGGCCACGAGTCCTTTTACGCAGGCGATGAACATCGCGTCGTGCGTCGACACTTTGCGCGTGAGGTTGTTGTCCACGGCCCAGCACGCGCAGGCGCCGGCCAGCAGCAGCGTGCCCGGCGGCAGTCCCGCCGCGCCCGGTTGCCAGGACAACGCCACGCCGCCCGCGACGATCGCGGTCATGCCGAGGAACACCTGCACGTCGACGTTCTCGCGAAACACGATCCACGCGATCAGCGCGGTGAATACGCCTTCCAGATTCAGCAGCAGCGAACCGGTGGCGGCGGGCGTCGTTTGCAAACCCAGCATCAATAAAGCGGGCCCCGCGACGCCGCCGGCTGCGATCGCGCCGGCCAGCCAAGGGATTTCGCGTAATGGGAAATGGCTGTGGCCGGCCGGCTGCCCGGCGCCGCTGCCTTTTAGCCGGCGCGCCAGCATTACCGCGGCAAGGCCGCAGCCGCTGCCGAGGTAGAACAGCCCGGCAAGCAGGAACGGCGAGAGCGAGCCGAGCAGCGCTTTGGCGAGCGGTGTCGTCGCGCCGAACAGGGCGGCGGCGAGCAAAGCGGTGAATGGGGCGTTGAAGCGGATCGACATGAGGGAATTCGCGTGGGAGCGGGCGTTGCGGACACGATAGCGCTAACCGGATCACGCCGCTTGTAAGCTTGGCGTAAAGCGTCGCTGGCGTTCGGACAGTAAAGCTACGAAAGCGCGCAGTTTAGACGAATGTGGTCGCCTGGACGGCCAGA belongs to Paraburkholderia aromaticivorans and includes:
- a CDS encoding NAD(P)/FAD-dependent oxidoreductase; the encoded protein is MTDAAAAKAQAAHAGLEAPRTIVVIGGGQAAGWVVKTLRKEGFDGRLVMIADEVHLPYERPPLSKAVLAGEADIDTVRLVKPDDFEALNVEAWQPDCATSIDREQRIVRTQSGREVQYDRLVIATGGAARKLPESLVKTSHIAYLRTLDEAVALGERLRASKRVLVVGGGWIGLEVAATARKLGVEATVVEGAPRLCARSLPPMVSGFLLDLHRANGVDVRLNASLVSLADHPNDGNRIRATFADGSTLDADFAVAGIGLTPHTALAEAAGVKVEDGIVVDHFGATDDPRIFACGDVANHPSAWLKRRVRLESWANAQNQAIAAAKALLGTFEPYADIPWFWSDQYDVNLQILGDIPGDAQLAVRGDLPGKRATLFHLEDSAIRGVIAINTPRELKLSRKWMNQGRTIDLATLTDASTALA
- a CDS encoding MFS transporter, yielding MRTIDNTMGDRSSAGVSGPVTRGSIIARLERLPKNAMQVRARILIGLATFFDGFDVIAIAATLPILIAKWHLTPWEIGFLIGSGSVGQLIGAFVFPWYAERKGRVKAIALSSGIIGITSIACGFAPTFAAFVVLRVIQGLGLGGELPVAATYINEISRAHGRGRFVLLYEIVFPVGLLASNALGAWIVPRFGWQVMYFIGGMPLILFFVLRKLVPESPRWLAERERMADADVAVHVFERAVKGPLPPVTQSAEFEAMANRHPKRRMADLFGPAYLKRTLAVAMLWITCGFIQYGLSTWLPTIYRTIYHAPLQLALNLAVAASVLGVVGSLTCALLVDKVGRKPIINFSFVACAISLLLAGVFHDSSVYVVATCCAFSLGFLACGFITAYVYTPELYPTSIRAMGCGVGGAWLKVAAIFAPAIVSKTMIGGNLQVAFYILAVVPFLAAVAVHFLGIETKGKVLEQLEA
- a CDS encoding J domain-containing protein — translated: MNTISNNQWPWDVLGIESSADERAVRRAYARLLKQQRPDEDAEAFQRLRYAYESALQMASGAVSKGAVAEPTANASGAEPAILIGITREPAIVPATSRVRVNSSDVEATVREPDAFETAVQLWQNFIAQTDDLASRRSLQDLFAAVVNIPTRDELEWQALCHCLNEDTPATLRMNLSAVLGWRDNSTHLRRRNAAIATLALNRVFADEDYNALRLRFTNAMALLEGPLPQMATGARALLRAGLRAEMEQLLTALGRYHPNVVRLRLDAEKVDFWGRCLKFRVGAGRLFGPALALNAWCGLLFANASLNPNSNRWFDQWSPAQLGIFLSTLMLALMTVAATTVLLSEPQQHRLRALRSIGWLRYGWIPVWLGATTVALCEDGSGHSTSIAMATLGVCTIWAALIHGWPPIKGLAILAAFSATALGFAGHWIATDSHAWLMPYAHGVLFAFFFSFSQAEWRGWIARRPRLFWACVPLWFAGFVALIVLLLQREARATQFAWALFAVMSAAGGVLATTRWNDLRNAIPVFFRGYANLVWMALAIYKPDIIACVSAGLMSIWVIDGIKQRREARQAMR
- a CDS encoding molecular chaperone HscC, yielding MPSIIGIDLGTTHSLAAIWRDNHAVLIPNALGETLTPSCVSIDGDGSILVGRPAHDRLHTHPERTAANFKRYMGTSRTVSLGTQMLRPEELSSLVLKSLKADAEAFLGATVSDAVIAVPAYFSDAQRKATRIAGELAGLNVLRLVNEPTAASLAYGVHQRDSERKFLIFDLGGGTFDVSVLDFFEGVMEVRASTGDNFLGGEDFTEALVELFCQRNGLKVQSLTPVAAQRLHQQAERAKRQLTQNGVDSVTLELMIGDHAHALELDAATAERTCEHLLQRLRKPVERALRDSKIAVAALDEIILVGGASRMPMVRKLVSKMFGRLPAGHLNPDEVVALGAAVQAGLVGRDAGLDEMVLTDVAPYSLGIDTAMQVGPAQFVPGHFLPIIERNTIVPVSRMQRIFTVRDRQQMLSIKVFQGEARLTTDNVALGEFTLEVPLKAAGEAGADVRFTYDINGVLEVEATAFPGGVKRAMVIEENPGVMTPEEIRQRLAALSALKIHPRDQLENRTLLTRADRVYEETLGDHRQYLAAHIARFQALIERQNTDEIAQARGELSALLDRFDVHVTY
- a CDS encoding GNAT family N-acetyltransferase — its product is MSDSIQIRAVVPGDFDAWLPLWDAYNAFYGRSGETALPREITQITWERFFDGYEPMHAMVAERNGELLGLVHFLYHRHTTMKGPICYLQDLYTLDSERGKGVGRALIEAVYARAKADGSQRVYWQTHETNQTAMKLYDKVADRSGFVVYRKAL